Proteins from a genomic interval of Candidatus Kuenenbacteria bacterium HGW-Kuenenbacteria-1:
- the purM gene encoding phosphoribosylformylglycinamidine cyclo-ligase, giving the protein MQTYTKAGVNRKLREKAKKSLNDFEETFNLSNHGKIIKTPFNVLYPINKNLYQVKTCDGVGTKVLLAELAQKHDTIGIDAVAMVVNDCIRCGAKPIAITDIIDIKKSEPKLLKEIEKGLIQGIKEADCPLVGGETADVPELLNTTYHINCDCVGEIKKKNIITGEKIKENDVIIGFPSSGIHSNGLTLVRKVLFKKWGGKFNFFEKPAELNKSLIYECLEPTKIYVKLFFKIAKKFEILGAVHITGDAYLKFKKLNLGFEFFNFKPQPIFNLIQKTGKINNKEMFQTFNMGWGFAIIVKEKDANNILHLYQKEKVEVIGKVINKNKIIINYQKKIFII; this is encoded by the coding sequence ATGCAAACTTATACTAAAGCAGGAGTAAATAGAAAATTAAGAGAAAAAGCAAAAAAATCTCTTAATGATTTTGAAGAAACTTTTAATTTAAGCAACCATGGCAAAATAATAAAAACTCCTTTTAATGTTCTTTATCCGATTAATAAAAATCTTTATCAAGTAAAAACCTGTGATGGCGTTGGAACAAAAGTTCTTTTGGCTGAATTGGCTCAAAAACACGATACTATTGGAATTGATGCTGTGGCAATGGTAGTTAATGATTGTATTCGTTGTGGTGCAAAACCAATTGCTATCACTGATATTATTGATATTAAAAAATCAGAACCAAAATTATTAAAGGAAATTGAAAAAGGATTAATTCAAGGGATAAAAGAAGCAGATTGCCCTTTAGTAGGAGGTGAAACAGCTGATGTGCCTGAACTTTTAAACACAACTTATCATATTAATTGCGATTGCGTTGGAGAAATAAAAAAGAAAAATATAATTACTGGCGAAAAAATAAAAGAAAACGACGTGATTATTGGCTTCCCTAGTTCAGGAATTCATTCTAATGGTTTAACTTTAGTTAGAAAAGTTCTTTTTAAAAAATGGGGCGGAAAATTTAATTTTTTTGAAAAGCCAGCTGAATTAAATAAATCATTAATTTATGAATGTTTAGAGCCAACAAAAATTTATGTTAAATTATTTTTTAAAATTGCCAAAAAATTTGAAATTTTAGGCGCGGTTCATATTACTGGCGATGCTTATTTAAAATTTAAAAAGTTAAATCTTGGTTTTGAATTTTTTAATTTTAAACCTCAACCAATTTTTAATTTAATTCAAAAAACAGGAAAAATTAATAATAAGGAAATGTTTCAAACTTTTAATATGGGTTGGGGATTTGCTATTATTGTTAAAGAAAAAGATGCGAACAATATTTTACATTTATACCAAAAAGAGAAAGTGGAAGTAATTGGCAAAGTAATTAATAAAAATAAAATTATTATTAATTATCAAAAAAAGATTTTTATTATTTAA
- a CDS encoding restriction endonuclease subunit M: protein MKNIFEQLIDLLKKDERLVSQDGILLKNQTQELARKNDPTLLKLLLSDKTIKQHFFFEIEKTLIFDKEKFIRFVSNKQFLPDSYTAFKNKIGLTANDEYVSENKEVVLAWPYKDCVLEGGMTKEDQKRDEIFYNETLAPDDINRLLDAKVFTNFKRIDKKGEHKLNGFNRDEKGTIKDNLIIKGNNLLALASLKKEFAGKVKLIYIDPPYNTGNDGFKYNDSFNHSSWLVFIKNRLEIAKILLSNDGVIFIHCDNNEQAYLKVMMDEIFDRDNFIDIITVVNNPRGRDYGGIAKMHEFINVYAKSSDYKLYRLEEPNKEFPFADNISGFEIRELRNRNVKFNDTNRPNLVYPFFVNSKKEDKNGFFDIGLEQKTGWVKVMPAKSQGIQTVWRWGREKSAKELNINICGKQMQNGGWQIVEKYREKTTMARSVWWDKNVNSERGTLHLKEMFGSKLFDYPKPEETLHRIIEMATRQNDLVLDFFAGSGTTLAVAHKTGRQYIGIEQMDYIHDLPETRLKKVIAGEQGGISEAIGWKGGGDFGYMELAKWNEKWIEKIEKAKTGEELSKLWGEMKETAFLSYKVDPKTIDANAKDFADLSAADQKKFLIECLDKNQLYINLSEIEDKEYEVSKEDKALNKNFYNGK, encoded by the coding sequence ATGAAAAATATATTTGAACAACTTATAGATTTATTAAAAAAAGACGAGCGACTTGTTTCGCAAGACGGTATTCTTTTGAAAAATCAAACACAGGAATTGGCGCGCAAGAATGATCCGACGCTCTTAAAACTTTTGCTTTCCGATAAAACGATAAAACAACACTTCTTTTTTGAAATAGAAAAAACGCTGATTTTTGATAAAGAAAAATTTATCCGTTTTGTTTCCAACAAACAATTTTTGCCGGATTCTTATACCGCTTTCAAAAACAAAATCGGTTTAACTGCTAACGATGAATATGTGAGTGAAAACAAAGAAGTGGTTTTGGCGTGGCCTTATAAAGATTGTGTTTTGGAAGGCGGAATGACTAAAGAAGACCAAAAGCGCGACGAGATTTTTTATAACGAAACACTTGCGCCGGACGACATTAATCGCTTATTGGATGCCAAAGTTTTTACCAATTTCAAACGAATAGATAAAAAAGGCGAACACAAACTGAACGGCTTCAATCGCGATGAAAAAGGCACAATTAAAGACAATTTAATTATCAAAGGCAATAACCTGCTCGCCCTTGCCTCGCTCAAAAAAGAATTCGCCGGAAAAGTGAAACTTATTTACATTGATCCGCCATACAATACCGGCAATGATGGATTTAAATACAATGATTCATTCAATCATTCCTCGTGGCTTGTTTTTATAAAGAATAGATTAGAGATAGCAAAAATATTGTTATCTAATGATGGTGTTATTTTTATACATTGCGATAATAACGAGCAGGCATACCTAAAAGTAATGATGGATGAAATTTTTGATAGGGATAATTTTATTGACATAATAACGGTTGTTAATAATCCAAGGGGACGAGATTATGGTGGCATTGCTAAAATGCACGAATTTATAAATGTATATGCAAAATCATCTGATTATAAATTATATAGATTAGAAGAGCCAAATAAAGAATTTCCTTTTGCTGATAATATTAGCGGTTTTGAAATAAGGGAATTAAGAAATAGAAATGTTAAATTTAACGATACAAATCGTCCAAACCTAGTTTATCCATTTTTTGTTAATTCTAAAAAAGAAGATAAAAATGGGTTTTTTGATATTGGTTTAGAACAAAAGACTGGGTGGGTAAAGGTTATGCCGGCTAAATCACAAGGTATTCAAACTGTTTGGCGGTGGGGCAGAGAAAAGTCAGCAAAAGAATTAAATATAAATATTTGTGGTAAACAAATGCAAAATGGTGGTTGGCAAATTGTTGAAAAATATCGCGAAAAAACAACAATGGCGAGGTCTGTTTGGTGGGATAAAAATGTAAATTCTGAAAGAGGAACGCTACATCTCAAAGAAATGTTTGGGAGTAAGTTATTTGATTATCCAAAACCAGAGGAAACACTACACAGAATTATTGAGATGGCGACAAGACAGAATGATCTTGTTTTAGATTTTTTTGCTGGCTCGGGTACGACTTTAGCGGTGGCACACAAAACCGGACGACAATATATTGGTATTGAGCAAATGGATTATATCCACGATTTGCCGGAAACGCGGCTCAAGAAAGTGATTGCCGGCGAGCAGGGTGGAATTTCCGAAGCCATCGGCTGGAAAGGCGGCGGGGATTTTGGCTATATGGAACTTGCTAAATGGAACGAAAAATGGATAGAAAAAATTGAAAAAGCAAAAACAGGCGAAGAGCTTTCCAAACTTTGGGGTGAGATGAAAGAAACCGCCTTTTTGAGCTACAAGGTAGATCCGAAAACGATTGACGCAAACGCCAAAGATTTTGCGGATTTGAGTGCCGCTGATCAAAAGAAGTTTTTAATTGAGTGCTTAGATAAAAACCAGCTCTATATCAATTTAAGCGAAATTGAGGATAAAGAGTACGAAGTGAGCAAGGAAGATAAAGCACTCAATAAAAACTTCTATAACGGCAAATAA
- a CDS encoding type III deoxyribonuclease, translated as MLYDEFNSYKNFAGADVFKNKATEKTDILKNLNPAFPAREYQKEALGRFYYYCEEYHQKLKPIHLMFNMATGSGKTLIMAANLLYFYQKGYRNFIFFTRLGNIIQKTKANFLDPNSKKYLFADKIMLGGQEIKIKEYNNFEGVNDDDINIIFSTTALLHSRFNFARENVLTYEDFTDKKIVLIADEAHNLSAETNNKISKTEEEDRRNWENTVVRILNANSQKENVLLEFTATARLEQEYPEILEKYKDKAIYRYDLKEYRLDGFSKDVRTLQINAPTIERALSAVIISQYRRKVAEKYKIALKPVVMFKANRVSIPKEGISKEHNPQIVVSNIFKESFHKLISKLGEKHLTQQTAIKDATLQKAFQFFNEQKISLADLVAEIKSDFAPEKCLTVDEYKDLEQKQILLNSLEDQNNEIRAIFATEKLNEGWDVLNLFDIVRLYNSRDVKNNKPGKTTVQEAQLIGRGARYYPFTLGDFTDAYRRKFDTDTQNELRILEQLYYHSVTNPRYIQELESVLVREGIMPSRTVQKEIKIKSDFKNSDFWNKGFIFLNARKENLGKNVFALSDAKAEFDHNAEINIFQLSTREAIEKDLFVAGAGAGVNAKIEILDYKIADLGTHIVRTALAKIPAGRFDKLKKIFGNIESIKDFILNEKYLGGIKIKVRGKSEQVEDLLQIEKLSIAGFVIDKVLEIAGKEKKEYYGTKEFKAHLIQKIFENDKVLQLDSESSRAQNMRDFDFSSRDWFAQNEIWGTSEEESFLRFIDESITKLKKKYQDIALLRNEQFFKIYNFDNGEPFYPDFVLFLTEKETKQEIIYQIFVEPKGDHLVLYDEWKQEFLLKIEKNYTIDLKLENKNFRLIGLPFFNEGQVNSALREKFEEVFKKQFLDIS; from the coding sequence ATGTTATACGACGAATTTAACTCATATAAAAACTTTGCCGGCGCTGATGTTTTCAAAAACAAAGCGACTGAAAAAACGGATATTTTGAAAAATCTCAATCCGGCTTTTCCAGCGCGCGAATATCAAAAAGAAGCGTTGGGGCGATTTTATTATTATTGCGAAGAATATCATCAAAAACTCAAACCAATTCACTTGATGTTTAATATGGCGACCGGCTCGGGCAAGACGCTCATAATGGCCGCTAATCTTTTGTATTTTTATCAAAAAGGTTATCGCAATTTTATTTTCTTTACTCGTCTTGGCAATATTATTCAAAAAACTAAAGCCAATTTTCTTGATCCAAATTCAAAAAAATATCTGTTTGCCGACAAAATTATGCTAGGCGGACAGGAAATAAAAATCAAAGAATATAATAATTTTGAAGGAGTAAATGATGACGATATAAACATTATTTTTTCTACAACCGCTCTTTTGCATTCTCGCTTTAATTTCGCTCGCGAAAATGTTTTAACTTATGAAGATTTTACAGATAAAAAAATTGTTTTGATTGCGGATGAAGCGCACAACCTATCTGCGGAAACAAATAATAAAATAAGTAAAACCGAAGAAGAAGACCGTCGAAACTGGGAGAATACAGTAGTGCGGATTTTGAACGCCAACAGCCAAAAAGAAAATGTCCTTTTGGAATTTACAGCAACGGCTCGTTTAGAACAGGAATATCCGGAAATTTTAGAAAAATATAAAGATAAAGCGATTTATCGTTATGATCTGAAAGAATATCGCTTGGACGGATTTTCAAAAGATGTACGAACTTTGCAAATCAACGCGCCAACTATTGAACGCGCTCTCTCGGCAGTGATAATTTCTCAATATCGCCGAAAAGTAGCAGAAAAGTATAAAATCGCTTTGAAACCAGTGGTAATGTTTAAAGCAAATAGAGTCAGTATTCCAAAAGAAGGAATATCAAAAGAACACAATCCACAGATTGTCGTTTCAAACATTTTTAAAGAATCTTTTCATAAACTTATTTCTAAACTCGGCGAAAAACACCTAACACAACAAACAGCAATTAAAGATGCGACATTACAAAAAGCATTTCAATTTTTCAATGAGCAAAAAATTTCTTTGGCAGATTTAGTGGCAGAAATTAAAAGCGATTTTGCGCCGGAAAAATGTTTGACAGTTGATGAATATAAAGATTTAGAGCAAAAACAAATTTTACTTAATTCGTTGGAAGATCAAAACAATGAAATCCGCGCTATTTTCGCAACAGAAAAATTGAATGAGGGCTGGGATGTTTTAAATCTTTTTGATATTGTCAGGCTCTATAATAGCCGTGACGTCAAAAACAATAAACCGGGTAAAACAACTGTGCAAGAGGCGCAACTTATCGGGCGAGGTGCAAGATATTATCCATTCACACTCGGCGACTTTACAGACGCATACAGGCGAAAATTTGATACCGACACACAAAACGAACTTCGGATTTTGGAACAGCTTTATTATCACAGCGTAACGAATCCCCGTTATATTCAAGAATTGGAAAGTGTTCTGGTTCGTGAAGGTATTATGCCGTCACGCACAGTGCAAAAAGAGATTAAGATCAAAAGTGATTTTAAAAACAGCGATTTTTGGAATAAAGGTTTTATTTTCTTAAATGCTCGCAAAGAAAATTTAGGCAAGAATGTTTTCGCACTCTCGGACGCTAAAGCAGAATTTGACCACAACGCTGAAATAAACATCTTTCAACTATCAACGCGAGAAGCGATAGAAAAAGATTTATTTGTTGCGGGTGCTGGCGCCGGAGTAAATGCAAAAATAGAAATTCTGGATTATAAAATCGCTGATTTGGGAACACATATTGTCCGCACCGCTTTGGCGAAAATACCAGCCGGACGATTTGATAAATTAAAAAAAATATTTGGCAATATAGAATCCATAAAAGATTTTATTTTAAATGAAAAATATCTTGGAGGAATAAAAATTAAAGTGAGAGGTAAGAGCGAGCAAGTAGAAGATCTTTTGCAGATTGAAAAATTAAGTATTGCCGGATTTGTGATAGATAAAGTGTTAGAAATCGCCGGCAAAGAAAAAAAGGAATACTACGGAACAAAGGAATTTAAAGCTCATTTGATCCAAAAAATATTTGAAAATGACAAGGTATTGCAATTGGATAGCGAAAGTTCACGAGCGCAAAATATGCGAGATTTTGATTTTTCTTCTCGGGATTGGTTTGCTCAAAACGAAATCTGGGGAACAAGCGAGGAAGAATCATTTTTGCGTTTTATTGATGAGTCAATAACAAAGTTAAAGAAAAAATATCAAGACATTGCATTACTTCGCAATGAACAATTTTTCAAAATTTATAATTTTGATAATGGAGAGCCATTTTATCCAGATTTCGTTTTGTTTTTAACTGAAAAGGAAACAAAACAAGAAATTATATATCAAATTTTTGTTGAGCCAAAAGGAGATCATCTTGTATTATATGACGAATGGAAACAGGAATTTTTACTTAAGATAGAAAAAAATTACACTATTGATTTAAAACTAGAAAATAAAAATTTTCGCTTGATCGGATTGCCATTTTTTAATGAGGGTCAAGTAAATAGTGCTTTGCGTGAAAAATTTGAAGAAGTTTTTAAAAAACAATTTTTAGATATAAGCTAA
- the purL gene encoding phosphoribosylformylglycinamidine synthase yields MYQFYSLVDDKQENCYYIDTNSSLNKKEIKILTKILANGFIEKNISLVSKLNDEKVIEIGPRLNFATAFSSNAVSVCHNCGLKIIIRIEKAKRYDLNKNDDRNNFIKTNHDKMTEIVYEKKLENFKTNLIPKPVYEVKILEQGIDALKKINKEMGLGMDDWDEQFYFNLFINDIKRNPTNVECFQLGQANSEHSRHWFFKGRMIIDGKEKEETLLEIVQSTLKANIANSLIAFTDNSSAIKGYAIETIIPKTPGKVSYFIKTKKKYNFIFTAETHNFPTGIAPFSGAETGSGGRIRDVQATGKGSLVVAGTAGYAIGNLNIPKYNLVNENKNFKYPDNLASALKIQIDASNGVSDYGNKFGEPLIQGFNRSFGQILPDKTRQEWIKPILFSGGVGQIDNIHIKKYKVEIKMCIIQIGGPAYRIGMGGGAASSMIQGENKTELDFNAVQRGDAEIEQKINRVIRACVEMGNNNPIISIHDQGAGGPCNVLTELVEPIGGKIEIRKINLGDKTMSVLEIWGCEYQERQALLIKPNKLKLFLNICKREHSDCEILGTITGDGKIIVYDNENKSTPVNLELSKILGKMPKKIFKDTSLKMKLTPLIFPNNLSFEKALENVLHLPSVCSKRFLTTKVDRSVTGLIARQQCVGPLQLPLSDVAVIAQSHFNKTGAAISIGEQPIKILVNPEAGARMSVGEALTNIVWAKISKLENIKCSGNWMWPAKLPGEASRIYQSASAMRDLMIKLGIAIDGGKDSLSMATKMKNEIIKSPEELVISAYSSMPDINKVITPDIKYAGESELWIIDLGKSKCRLGGSALAQTVKQIGNQSPDVDDAEILKQSFLAIQELIEKDLIISGHDRSDGGLITTLLEMAFAGNCGLKIKTENNADKFAYYFNEELGYIIEVKNNLKKEFLKIINKYNLNNLTESIAKTIIEKEIIINHNNELILKNSMQKLRDIWEETSHQINLLQTDPKCAQEEKNNIFNQQVLEYKISFKPQLTTQKILNSINKPKIAIIREEGSNGDREMASAFYSAGFEVWDVTMSDLHTEKIKLDKFRGIAFVGGFSYADVFASAKGWASNIKFNPKISEMFSNFYNRPDTFSLGVCNGCQLMTSIGWVPFKNIKVENQPMLIKNKSKRFESRWSNIKIKKSPSIMLKGMENSILGVWVAHGEGCFNFPDKLIYQEIINKNLAPIFFVDDKGEATEKYPFNPNGSINGITSLCSENGRHLAMMPHPERAFLKSQWPWMSEKMKKELKASPWLKMFQNAYEWCKK; encoded by the coding sequence ATGTATCAATTTTACAGTTTAGTTGATGATAAACAAGAAAATTGTTATTACATTGACACAAATTCATCTTTGAATAAAAAAGAAATTAAAATTTTGACCAAAATTTTGGCTAATGGTTTTATTGAAAAAAATATTAGTTTAGTTTCAAAATTAAATGATGAAAAAGTAATTGAAATTGGACCTAGACTTAATTTTGCTACTGCTTTTTCTAGTAATGCTGTATCAGTTTGTCATAATTGCGGATTAAAAATAATTATACGAATTGAAAAAGCAAAAAGATATGATTTAAATAAAAATGATGATAGAAATAATTTCATTAAAACAAATCATGATAAAATGACTGAAATTGTTTATGAAAAAAAGTTAGAAAATTTTAAAACAAATTTAATTCCAAAACCAGTCTATGAAGTAAAAATTTTAGAACAAGGAATTGATGCTTTGAAAAAAATAAATAAAGAAATGGGCTTGGGAATGGATGATTGGGACGAACAATTTTATTTCAATCTTTTTATTAATGACATAAAAAGAAATCCTACCAATGTTGAATGTTTTCAATTAGGTCAAGCTAATAGTGAACATTCTAGACATTGGTTTTTTAAAGGCAGAATGATAATAGATGGAAAAGAAAAAGAAGAAACTTTGTTAGAAATAGTTCAATCAACTTTAAAAGCTAATATTGCAAATAGTTTAATTGCTTTTACTGATAATTCAAGCGCTATAAAAGGTTATGCTATTGAAACAATTATTCCAAAAACACCTGGAAAAGTTTCGTATTTTATAAAAACAAAGAAAAAATATAATTTTATTTTTACAGCTGAAACACATAATTTTCCAACAGGAATTGCTCCTTTTTCTGGTGCTGAAACAGGATCAGGAGGACGAATTAGAGATGTTCAAGCAACAGGAAAAGGATCTTTAGTTGTGGCAGGAACTGCTGGTTATGCAATTGGTAATCTTAATATTCCTAAATATAATTTAGTTAATGAAAATAAAAATTTTAAATATCCAGATAATTTAGCAAGTGCTTTAAAAATTCAAATAGATGCTTCAAATGGAGTTTCTGATTATGGAAATAAATTTGGTGAACCATTAATTCAAGGATTTAATCGTTCTTTTGGTCAAATACTTCCTGATAAAACACGACAAGAATGGATAAAACCAATATTATTTTCTGGCGGTGTTGGACAAATTGATAATATTCATATTAAAAAATATAAAGTAGAAATTAAAATGTGTATAATTCAAATCGGCGGTCCAGCTTATCGTATTGGAATGGGTGGTGGAGCAGCTTCAAGTATGATTCAAGGTGAAAATAAAACAGAATTAGATTTTAATGCTGTTCAACGTGGTGATGCTGAAATTGAACAAAAAATAAATCGAGTTATTCGCGCTTGTGTAGAAATGGGAAATAATAATCCAATTATTAGTATTCATGATCAAGGAGCTGGAGGACCTTGTAATGTTTTAACAGAATTAGTAGAACCAATCGGTGGCAAAATAGAAATTAGAAAAATTAATTTAGGTGATAAAACAATGTCAGTTTTAGAAATTTGGGGATGTGAATATCAAGAAAGACAAGCTTTATTAATTAAACCAAATAAATTAAAATTATTTTTAAATATTTGTAAAAGAGAACATAGTGATTGTGAAATATTAGGAACAATTACTGGCGATGGAAAAATTATTGTTTATGATAATGAAAATAAATCAACACCAGTTAATTTAGAACTTTCTAAAATTCTTGGCAAAATGCCTAAAAAAATATTTAAAGACACAAGTTTAAAAATGAAATTAACTCCATTAATATTTCCAAATAATTTATCTTTTGAAAAAGCTTTAGAAAATGTTTTACATTTGCCATCAGTTTGTTCAAAAAGATTTTTAACAACAAAAGTAGATCGCAGTGTAACAGGTTTAATTGCTCGTCAACAATGTGTTGGTCCTTTGCAACTTCCATTATCTGATGTTGCAGTAATCGCACAAAGTCATTTTAATAAAACTGGCGCAGCTATTTCAATTGGGGAACAACCAATAAAAATTTTAGTTAACCCAGAAGCAGGCGCGCGGATGTCAGTTGGCGAAGCATTAACAAATATTGTTTGGGCAAAAATAAGTAAATTAGAAAATATTAAATGTTCTGGAAATTGGATGTGGCCAGCAAAATTACCAGGTGAAGCTTCAAGAATTTATCAATCAGCTTCAGCAATGCGTGATTTAATGATTAAATTAGGAATTGCAATTGATGGAGGAAAAGATAGTTTATCAATGGCAACAAAAATGAAAAATGAAATTATTAAATCACCAGAAGAATTAGTTATTTCAGCATATTCTTCAATGCCAGATATTAATAAAGTAATTACGCCAGATATTAAATATGCTGGAGAAAGTGAGCTTTGGATTATTGATTTAGGAAAATCAAAATGTCGTTTAGGAGGATCAGCTTTAGCTCAAACTGTTAAACAAATTGGAAATCAATCGCCAGATGTTGATGATGCAGAAATATTAAAACAATCTTTTTTAGCAATACAAGAATTAATTGAAAAAGATTTAATTATTTCAGGACACGATCGTTCAGACGGCGGTTTAATAACAACATTACTTGAAATGGCTTTTGCTGGAAATTGTGGTTTAAAAATTAAAACAGAAAATAATGCTGATAAATTTGCTTATTATTTTAATGAAGAATTAGGTTATATAATTGAAGTAAAAAATAATCTAAAAAAAGAATTTTTAAAAATTATAAATAAATATAACTTAAATAATTTAACAGAATCTATTGCAAAAACTATTATTGAAAAAGAAATTATTATTAACCATAATAATGAATTAATTTTAAAAAATTCAATGCAAAAATTAAGAGATATTTGGGAAGAAACAAGTCATCAAATTAATTTACTTCAAACTGATCCAAAATGCGCTCAAGAAGAAAAAAATAATATTTTTAATCAACAAGTATTAGAATATAAAATTTCTTTTAAACCACAATTAACAACACAAAAAATATTAAACAGTATTAATAAACCTAAAATTGCAATTATTCGCGAAGAAGGAAGCAATGGAGATCGTGAAATGGCTAGTGCATTTTATTCTGCTGGTTTTGAAGTTTGGGATGTTACAATGTCTGATTTGCACACAGAAAAAATTAAATTAGATAAATTTAGAGGAATTGCTTTTGTTGGTGGATTTTCTTACGCAGATGTTTTTGCTTCAGCAAAAGGCTGGGCAAGTAATATAAAATTTAATCCAAAAATAAGTGAAATGTTTTCTAATTTTTATAATCGTCCAGATACTTTTTCTTTAGGAGTTTGTAATGGTTGTCAATTAATGACTTCAATTGGCTGGGTTCCATTTAAAAATATTAAAGTTGAAAATCAGCCAATGCTTATTAAAAATAAATCAAAACGATTTGAATCACGTTGGAGTAATATAAAAATAAAAAAAAGTCCTTCAATAATGTTGAAAGGAATGGAAAATTCAATTCTCGGTGTTTGGGTCGCACATGGCGAAGGATGTTTTAATTTTCCAGATAAATTAATTTATCAAGAAATTATAAATAAAAATTTAGCGCCAATATTTTTTGTTGACGATAAAGGCGAAGCAACAGAAAAATATCCATTCAATCCAAACGGTTCTATCAATGGCATTACTTCTCTTTGTTCTGAAAATGGTCGTCATTTAGCAATGATGCCTCATCCAGAAAGAGCATTTTTAAAATCACAATGGCCATGGATGTCAGAGAAAATGAAAAAAGAATTAAAAGCTTCGCCTTGGTTAAAAATGTTTCAAAATGCATATGAGTGGTGTAAAAAATAA
- a CDS encoding endonuclease, protein MNIFEKLYQELRKKYKAPNEQWNLWLKRPKTEQEKEKVMISAILTQRTSWKNVELALENLKNKKIISLKDIYCLGSKKIAYLIKSVGFYEIKAQYLFNLSKFIIENYGNLEKLEKYDLKELREKLLKVKGIGPETADSILLYALDKPIFVIDEYTKRLVKKRNLSDKIDYQFLQKLFEENLKKDFCLYQDFHALIVINGKNKN, encoded by the coding sequence ATGAATATTTTTGAAAAATTATATCAAGAATTAAGAAAAAAATATAAAGCACCCAATGAGCAATGGAATCTTTGGTTAAAAAGACCAAAAACTGAACAAGAGAAAGAAAAAGTAATGATAAGCGCAATTTTAACTCAAAGAACAAGTTGGAAAAATGTAGAATTAGCTTTAGAAAATTTAAAGAATAAAAAAATTATTTCTTTAAAAGATATTTATTGTTTAGGCTCAAAAAAAATAGCGTATTTAATTAAATCAGTTGGATTTTATGAAATAAAAGCGCAATATCTTTTTAATTTATCTAAATTTATAATTGAGAATTATGGAAATTTGGAAAAATTAGAAAAATATGACTTAAAAGAATTAAGAGAAAAATTATTAAAAGTAAAAGGCATAGGGCCAGAGACAGCAGATAGTATTTTGCTTTATGCTTTAGATAAACCAATTTTTGTTATTGATGAGTATACAAAAAGATTGGTTAAAAAACGTAATTTGTCAGATAAAATAGATTATCAATTTTTACAAAAATTATTTGAGGAAAATTTAAAAAAAGATTTTTGTTTATATCAAGATTTCCATGCCTTGATTGTAATTAATGGTAAAAATAAAAATTAG
- a CDS encoding triose-phosphate isomerase → MSIFIANWKMNPVTLQEAKQLFNLMEKKIKSKNTEIIICPPFIYLEPLSKLLQVTSYKPQAKLGAQDVFWEEKGAFTGEISVTMLKEIGCQYVIIGHSERRQYLKETDEMVNKKVKATLKKNLIPIICIGESLKQKQNNKRDFIIFNQINKALEGVSVKKNQKIIIAYEPIWAIGTGHSINSQEAEDSIKKIKYAIINLYSLNLVQNNFQIIYGGSVDSTNIKSFIDQSTIDGVLVGGASLKIDEVVKMIE, encoded by the coding sequence ATGTCTATTTTTATTGCCAATTGGAAAATGAATCCCGTAACTCTACAAGAAGCTAAACAGCTTTTTAATTTAATGGAAAAAAAAATAAAAAGTAAAAATACTGAAATAATAATTTGTCCACCATTTATTTATTTAGAACCATTATCAAAACTCCTACAAGTTACAAGTTACAAACCACAAGCCAAACTAGGGGCGCAAGATGTTTTTTGGGAAGAAAAAGGAGCTTTTACAGGTGAAATTTCAGTAACTATGTTGAAAGAAATAGGATGTCAGTATGTAATTATTGGACATTCTGAGCGTCGTCAATATTTAAAAGAAACAGACGAAATGGTAAATAAAAAAGTAAAAGCCACTTTGAAAAAAAACTTAATTCCAATTATTTGTATAGGTGAAAGCTTAAAACAAAAACAAAATAATAAAAGAGATTTTATTATTTTTAATCAAATAAACAAAGCATTAGAAGGTGTAAGTGTTAAAAAAAATCAAAAAATTATTATTGCTTATGAGCCCATTTGGGCTATTGGGACTGGACATTCAATTAATTCACAAGAAGCGGAAGATTCTATTAAAAAAATTAAGTATGCTATTATTAATTTATATTCTTTAAATTTAGTACAAAATAATTTTCAAATCATTTATGGTGGTAGCGTCGATTCTACTAATATTAAATCATTTATAGATCAGTCAACAATAGATGGGGTATTAGTTGGTGGAGCGAGTTTAAAAATAGATGAAGTTGTAAAGATGATCGAATAA